One Desulfobulbus propionicus DSM 2032 DNA segment encodes these proteins:
- a CDS encoding reverse transcriptase domain-containing protein → MAPQEGVVSPLLANLFLHYAFDKWMGRAFPTIPFERYADDVVCHCMSESQAKRLWGALDQRLKACQLELHPEKTKIVFCKESKRRGNYPNHKFDFLGYTFRPRVAMSKAGNFFVGFLPAMSNKAAKSIRDEMRSWRIYNRTDKSLKDFSRMFNPKLRGWINYYANFYKSEMF, encoded by the coding sequence ATTGCACCGCAAGAGGGAGTTGTCAGTCCCTTGCTCGCAAATTTGTTTCTACATTACGCCTTCGACAAATGGATGGGGCGAGCCTTTCCAACCATTCCATTTGAACGATATGCCGATGATGTGGTTTGTCATTGCATGAGTGAATCCCAAGCAAAAAGGCTGTGGGGGGCGCTGGATCAACGCCTGAAGGCATGCCAGTTGGAGTTGCATCCAGAGAAGACAAAGATTGTCTTTTGCAAAGAGAGCAAGAGACGAGGGAACTACCCAAATCACAAGTTCGATTTCCTGGGGTATACATTCAGGCCACGGGTCGCAATGAGCAAAGCTGGGAATTTCTTTGTCGGGTTCTTGCCCGCCATGAGCAATAAAGCTGCCAAGTCAATACGCGACGAAATGCGGAGTTGGCGGATCTACAATCGTACTGACAAATCCCTGAAAGACTTTTCTCGAATGTTCAATCCCAAGCTGCGAGGCTGGATCAACTATTATGCGAATTTCTACAAATCAGAAATGTTCTAG
- a CDS encoding EAL domain-containing protein has translation MINSITSAPSIVESTSQQFLDHLPFAAMQCDHQGRILTCNASFQRTFGYSDLNRFIGDSLENILLPLKPYPPSARRWRRWPVIQSVPVHCLRADGIYVETRASFHPQGSDGQPGVFILFGGNELVAAKQDEQKRLERYRSLFNNSLEGIFLTTPDGRYLDVNPTLARIYGFSTPHELINHFRDIKHQLYVTPNRRDEFVLTLARDNKVIGFESQVRKRNGEVIWISENARAVYDERGNISYYEGTVMDITARKEAELELEVQRAYFSQLFANSPQAIVIIDTQRNVVNCNHGFEQLFGYRAVDIIGFGMRALIVPEELLVECEKLRNAILDGETVQCETQRRHRNGTLIPVDMIGFPIRVGQSINGIIYIYQDISERKSFEDQITHQAFHDALTGLPNRTLFGERLQRALERSRRRPELYYAVLMIDLNKFKAINDSLGHPAGDQLLIEVAKRLSVCVRSVDTVARLGGDEFAIILEEFTARKELLKAARRMHSILCEPFSLYGNDITPGASIGIVPKIADYTSAEEILRDADIAMYRAKQQGKGIVLFDKRMHQELVESISLEAELREVLAHDGLILHYQPIVSVLDECLQGFEALVRWNHPLRGMVPPDRFIPLAEENGLIVDLGKWVIAEACRALKSWQQSIDGTAGLTMSVNVSCRQLTKPGLVEHVTEVLEHNQLNPRCLKIEVTESVLMHDVDRAINELNRLRALGVQIAIDDFGTGYSSLAYLRRMPIDHLKIDRSFISGVEEGIKENDQIVRSIISLARSLGLGVVAEGVESREQLEWLRQLNCDRAQGFMFSRPVDNAKAQELIRKFTAFNH, from the coding sequence ATGATTAACAGCATCACCTCCGCTCCTTCTATCGTTGAGAGCACATCGCAACAATTCCTTGACCACTTACCTTTTGCTGCTATGCAATGTGATCATCAAGGGCGCATCTTGACGTGTAATGCATCGTTTCAGCGCACTTTTGGTTATAGTGATTTGAATCGATTCATCGGGGACAGCCTGGAGAACATTCTCCTCCCACTCAAGCCTTATCCACCGAGCGCTCGTCGCTGGAGGCGTTGGCCAGTGATACAATCCGTGCCCGTGCATTGCCTCCGGGCTGATGGCATCTATGTGGAAACTAGGGCCTCGTTTCATCCGCAAGGGAGCGACGGGCAGCCGGGCGTGTTCATTCTATTTGGCGGCAACGAGCTGGTCGCAGCCAAGCAGGACGAACAGAAGCGGCTGGAGCGCTATCGGAGCCTGTTCAACAACAGCCTGGAGGGCATCTTCCTCACCACCCCGGATGGACGGTATCTCGATGTCAACCCGACCCTGGCCCGAATTTACGGGTTCTCAACCCCGCACGAACTGATCAATCATTTCCGCGACATCAAACACCAGTTGTATGTCACCCCGAACCGGCGCGACGAATTCGTGCTCACCCTGGCCCGTGATAACAAGGTGATCGGTTTTGAATCCCAGGTGCGCAAACGCAACGGCGAGGTGATCTGGATTTCTGAAAACGCGCGGGCCGTCTACGATGAGCGCGGCAATATCAGCTATTACGAGGGCACGGTGATGGATATCACCGCCCGCAAGGAGGCGGAGCTGGAGTTGGAAGTCCAGCGCGCCTATTTTTCCCAGCTCTTTGCCAACTCGCCGCAGGCCATCGTCATCATCGATACCCAACGCAACGTCGTCAACTGCAACCATGGGTTTGAACAACTGTTCGGTTACCGAGCGGTGGATATCATCGGTTTTGGCATGCGCGCGTTGATCGTGCCTGAAGAGTTACTGGTGGAGTGTGAAAAACTGCGTAACGCCATCCTCGATGGTGAAACCGTGCAGTGCGAAACCCAGCGCCGCCATCGTAATGGCACGCTCATCCCTGTCGATATGATTGGTTTTCCCATCCGGGTTGGCCAGTCGATCAATGGCATCATCTATATCTATCAGGATATCTCCGAGCGCAAATCGTTCGAGGACCAGATCACCCACCAGGCCTTTCACGATGCCCTCACTGGCCTGCCCAATCGCACCCTTTTCGGTGAGCGATTGCAGCGTGCCCTGGAGCGTTCCCGGCGGCGGCCGGAGCTGTACTACGCGGTGTTGATGATTGATCTCAACAAGTTCAAGGCCATCAACGACAGCTTGGGGCATCCGGCCGGGGATCAGTTGCTCATCGAGGTGGCCAAGCGGCTGTCGGTCTGTGTGCGCAGCGTGGATACGGTGGCCCGTCTCGGCGGCGACGAATTCGCCATTATCCTCGAGGAGTTCACCGCCCGCAAGGAACTGCTCAAGGCCGCCCGCCGCATGCATTCCATCCTCTGTGAACCCTTCTCGCTCTACGGCAACGACATCACCCCCGGTGCCTCTATCGGTATTGTCCCCAAAATCGCCGACTATACTTCGGCCGAAGAGATACTGCGCGATGCCGACATCGCCATGTATCGGGCCAAGCAACAGGGCAAGGGTATTGTGCTCTTTGATAAACGGATGCACCAGGAGTTGGTCGAGTCGATCAGCCTGGAGGCGGAGCTGCGCGAGGTGCTGGCCCATGACGGGCTCATCCTGCATTACCAGCCGATTGTTTCGGTGCTTGATGAGTGCTTGCAGGGATTTGAGGCCCTGGTGCGCTGGAACCACCCGCTGCGCGGCATGGTGCCGCCGGATCGCTTCATTCCCCTGGCCGAGGAAAACGGGCTGATCGTTGATCTCGGGAAGTGGGTCATTGCCGAAGCCTGCCGTGCCCTCAAATCCTGGCAGCAAAGCATCGATGGCACGGCAGGGCTGACCATGAGCGTCAACGTTTCCTGCCGCCAGCTCACCAAGCCCGGCCTGGTCGAGCACGTTACTGAAGTGCTGGAACACAATCAACTCAATCCCCGCTGCCTCAAAATAGAGGTGACTGAGTCGGTGCTTATGCACGATGTCGACCGTGCCATCAACGAGCTGAACCGGTTGCGGGCATTGGGGGTGCAGATTGCCATCGACGATTTTGGCACCGGTTACTCGTCGCTGGCCTATCTGCGACGCATGCCCATTGATCATCTCAAAATTGACCGTTCCTTTATCAGTGGGGTGGAGGAGGGGATTAAGGAAAACGACCAGATCGTCCGTTCGATCATCAGCTTGGCGCGCAGTCTGGGGTTGGGCGTCGTTGCCGAGGGCGTGGAAAGCCGCGAGCAACTCGAATGGCTGCGCCAGCTGAACTGTGATCGGGCGCAGGGCTTTATGTTCTCCCGGCCGGTGGATAACGCCAAAGCCCAGGAACTCATTCGTAAATTTACCGCGTTCAACCATTAA
- the pyrF gene encoding orotidine-5'-phosphate decarboxylase has translation MSFIEKLKRSWKKGNSLLCVGLDPDLSRFPKPIDKNIESIFSFNREIIDATHDLVCAYKPQIAYFSAVSAEKQLEKTIDYIRSNYPHIPVILDAKRGDIGSTAEMYTKEAFSRYNVDAVTVNPYMGYDSAEPFLQHKDRGIILLCRTSNNGAGDLQDLIVDGVPIYEHVARLISEKWNFNRNCLLVVGATWPSKMSRIRSIVGDMPFLVPGVGAQGGNVKEMVTAGQTANGTGLIISSSRAILYASNGIDFAEAARSETIKLKNTVNQFRNTA, from the coding sequence ATGAGCTTTATCGAAAAGTTAAAAAGGTCATGGAAAAAAGGCAACTCGCTCCTCTGTGTCGGCCTTGACCCCGATCTTTCTAGATTCCCAAAGCCCATAGATAAAAACATCGAATCTATTTTCTCATTCAATCGAGAAATTATTGATGCAACCCATGATTTGGTCTGTGCTTACAAACCACAGATCGCATACTTCTCAGCAGTTTCTGCTGAAAAACAACTAGAAAAAACTATTGATTACATAAGATCAAACTACCCGCATATTCCCGTCATACTCGATGCAAAACGAGGCGACATTGGAAGCACGGCGGAAATGTATACCAAGGAAGCCTTCTCAAGGTATAACGTTGACGCAGTCACGGTCAATCCGTACATGGGTTATGATTCTGCTGAACCATTCCTACAACATAAAGATCGCGGCATTATTCTCCTTTGCCGGACATCAAATAACGGTGCGGGCGATCTCCAAGACTTAATCGTAGATGGGGTGCCAATCTATGAGCATGTTGCCAGGCTGATTTCTGAAAAATGGAATTTCAACCGAAATTGTTTACTGGTTGTTGGAGCAACATGGCCATCCAAAATGTCAAGAATTCGAAGCATCGTAGGCGATATGCCATTTCTAGTTCCTGGTGTCGGCGCACAAGGCGGTAATGTCAAAGAAATGGTCACAGCAGGCCAAACAGCCAATGGTACAGGACTAATTATCAGTTCATCCCGAGCAATTTTGTACGCAAGCAATGGTATTGATTTTGCCGAAGCAGCCAGATCTGAAACAATAAAGTTAAAAAATACAGTTAACCAATTCAGAAATACAGCATAA
- a CDS encoding GAF domain-containing sensor histidine kinase has product MPNKQPRPARGPSPSDGKTKDNLLSSIHKISRLLTRPMSLDTILTSIVKETSQVFGLTRMAIFLLDKDRGLLECKYIHGFNAQDSKRAFRLPYRLTDQDCVETRVVRFGTTIYVKDYGADPRMTEIDLIVSRIMGRVSTIAVPLKIKRDVIGLITADKDAVKLKLTRKDINTFSTFANQASIIIENARLQEQNQKKIKQLLTLQEISQKTSSAFPQSKLFHVITASALKLTRAGRAVLLLLDDEGREWSVVSEDGHAPMERTPLPSGPQTALADRVAATGLPLPDETLSVLAVPLLSEKRVLGVLEVTGRQRQSFSEDDLKLLMIYAGHSASLIRNVRLYGQVMTERNFRENILESSPNSMISVNLKKEISSVNRRTEEMFVLGRENIVGRRAAEVFGEEIARIVDLALDDRAVVNRKEIRRNHQGSDAILGVTSSLLRNHQGSLIGAMLIVRDLTEEKKTEELIRRLDRLTSLGQLSAGIAHEIRNPLASIYFNVQLLAKKLPAADPTLALINDTQKGINRIRALVKGMLDFAKPSLPSLKSGSLERVLRESIGLMDSQLKKQRIEVALQVEKDLPPVVFDAHQIQQVVVNLLLNAMEAMPGGGRVDLVARDERGTDRPGGQVVLLCTDHGPGIPPENLGKIFNPFFTTKADGTGLGLSIVHKILEQHQATVDVISREGSGTTFMIQFPARRPGGAPCIDTPS; this is encoded by the coding sequence ATGCCGAACAAACAACCACGGCCCGCACGCGGCCCATCGCCATCCGACGGCAAGACCAAGGACAACCTGCTGTCGTCGATTCACAAAATCAGCCGGCTGCTGACCCGCCCCATGTCCCTGGACACGATCCTCACCTCGATCGTCAAGGAAACCTCGCAGGTGTTCGGGCTCACCCGCATGGCCATCTTTCTGCTCGACAAGGACCGCGGCCTGCTCGAATGCAAGTATATCCACGGGTTCAACGCCCAGGATTCGAAGCGGGCCTTTCGCCTGCCCTATCGCCTGACGGACCAGGACTGCGTCGAGACCCGGGTGGTCCGGTTCGGCACGACCATCTATGTCAAGGACTATGGCGCCGACCCGAGGATGACCGAGATCGATCTGATTGTCAGCCGGATCATGGGCCGGGTGTCGACCATCGCCGTACCGCTGAAGATCAAGCGCGATGTGATCGGCCTGATCACCGCCGACAAGGATGCGGTCAAGCTGAAGCTGACCCGCAAGGATATCAACACGTTTTCCACCTTTGCCAACCAGGCGAGCATCATCATCGAAAACGCCCGGTTGCAGGAGCAGAATCAGAAAAAGATCAAACAGTTGCTCACATTGCAGGAAATCAGCCAGAAAACCAGCTCCGCCTTTCCTCAGAGCAAGCTGTTCCATGTGATCACCGCCAGCGCCCTCAAGTTGACCCGGGCAGGCCGCGCCGTTCTCCTGCTGCTCGACGACGAGGGAAGGGAATGGAGCGTCGTCTCCGAGGACGGTCATGCCCCCATGGAACGAACCCCCCTGCCCTCTGGCCCGCAAACGGCGCTGGCCGACCGGGTGGCGGCAACCGGCCTGCCTCTGCCCGACGAAACGCTGTCCGTGCTGGCCGTGCCCCTGCTCAGCGAAAAGCGGGTTTTGGGCGTGCTGGAGGTGACCGGCAGACAACGACAATCCTTTTCCGAGGACGACCTCAAGCTGCTGATGATCTATGCTGGCCACAGCGCCAGCCTGATCCGCAATGTGCGGTTGTACGGGCAGGTGATGACCGAACGCAACTTTCGGGAGAACATTCTGGAAAGCTCGCCCAACAGCATGATCTCGGTCAATCTGAAAAAGGAGATATCCTCGGTCAACCGCCGCACCGAGGAGATGTTCGTTCTTGGCAGGGAAAACATCGTGGGCCGCCGGGCCGCCGAGGTGTTTGGCGAGGAAATCGCCCGCATCGTCGACCTGGCCCTCGATGATCGGGCGGTGGTCAACCGCAAGGAGATCCGGCGCAACCACCAGGGCAGCGACGCCATCCTCGGCGTCACCTCCTCGCTGCTGCGCAACCACCAGGGCAGCCTGATCGGGGCGATGCTCATCGTCCGCGACCTGACCGAGGAGAAGAAAACCGAGGAACTGATCCGCCGCCTCGACCGGCTGACCTCGCTGGGGCAGTTGTCCGCCGGCATTGCCCACGAAATCAGAAATCCGCTGGCGAGCATCTATTTCAATGTCCAACTGCTGGCCAAGAAACTGCCCGCCGCCGATCCGACCCTCGCCCTGATCAACGATACCCAAAAAGGGATCAACCGTATCCGCGCCCTGGTCAAGGGCATGCTCGATTTTGCCAAGCCGTCCCTGCCGTCCCTGAAAAGCGGCTCGCTGGAACGGGTGCTGCGGGAATCGATCGGCCTGATGGACTCGCAGCTGAAAAAGCAACGGATCGAGGTTGCGCTCCAGGTGGAGAAGGATCTGCCGCCGGTGGTGTTTGATGCCCATCAGATCCAGCAGGTGGTGGTCAACCTGCTGCTCAACGCCATGGAAGCCATGCCCGGCGGCGGCCGGGTCGACCTTGTCGCCCGGGACGAGCGCGGCACGGATCGGCCTGGCGGCCAGGTGGTCCTCCTGTGCACCGACCATGGACCAGGCATTCCTCCGGAAAACCTGGGCAAGATCTTCAATCCCTTTTTCACCACCAAGGCCGACGGCACCGGTCTGGGCCTGTCCATTGTCCACAAGATCCTCGAACAGCACCAGGCCACGGTGGATGTGATCAGCCGAGAGGGCAGCGGCACCACCTTCATGATCCAATTCCCGGCCCGTCGGCCCGGAGGAGCGCCATGTATCGATACACCATCCTGA
- a CDS encoding coat protein VP1 produces the protein MKNLLRKNIIQISCAAGVLLLFQPIETPAISQSGFWGNLAWDTALGEGDTRFRYGNWYGPGWWGGSELDDRVGTLPPVDALDAVAQKHDFGYEVAEKLGKHDPRLEAHYKAIADAIAVRDTLQLPKDPREWNPPAKDPALARKYVERIALGFPNYQQRLNELKSVIPFAPDITNPDVLNAILDQKPGANNIVSEKTFESLVNDKVNKWNADYNRRENRKAVKKGDAIDRATNSSVGRKNFQETGMVCTCEDWNRDGQYGVVIGKEIISANYGPYQQCIEYARALPVCKASQNEQSKKRSDTGTMTKEEAPAEKPMVCTCEDWNRDGQYGVVIGKEIISANYGPYADCMAYARGLSVCTGK, from the coding sequence ATGAAGAATCTGTTGAGGAAAAACATTATCCAAATAAGTTGCGCAGCAGGCGTGCTTCTCCTGTTCCAGCCTATTGAGACGCCGGCGATATCACAAAGTGGCTTTTGGGGAAACCTTGCCTGGGATACTGCTTTAGGAGAAGGCGATACCAGGTTTCGTTACGGCAATTGGTATGGCCCTGGGTGGTGGGGTGGAAGTGAACTCGACGACCGGGTTGGAACGTTGCCGCCGGTGGATGCTCTTGACGCTGTCGCGCAGAAACATGATTTTGGCTATGAAGTCGCTGAAAAACTCGGCAAGCACGATCCTCGACTGGAGGCGCATTATAAAGCGATTGCCGACGCAATTGCCGTTCGTGATACCCTGCAATTGCCGAAGGATCCGCGAGAATGGAATCCACCGGCCAAGGACCCGGCCCTCGCCCGGAAGTATGTAGAGCGAATAGCCCTAGGGTTCCCGAATTATCAACAACGGCTCAATGAGCTCAAATCGGTTATTCCTTTTGCTCCAGATATTACCAACCCAGACGTACTCAACGCCATACTCGATCAAAAACCTGGAGCAAATAATATCGTCAGCGAAAAGACATTCGAAAGTCTCGTCAATGACAAGGTGAACAAGTGGAACGCTGATTATAATCGGCGAGAAAATCGCAAGGCAGTGAAAAAGGGCGATGCCATAGATCGTGCCACCAATTCCTCTGTTGGACGCAAAAATTTTCAGGAAACAGGCATGGTCTGCACCTGTGAGGACTGGAACAGAGACGGTCAATACGGTGTTGTCATCGGCAAGGAGATCATCTCGGCCAATTATGGTCCCTACCAGCAATGTATTGAATATGCCCGGGCTTTACCGGTGTGTAAAGCGTCCCAAAACGAGCAATCAAAGAAGCGCTCCGACACGGGAACAATGACAAAAGAGGAAGCCCCTGCCGAGAAACCGATGGTCTGCACCTGTGAGGACTGGAACAGAGACGGTCAATACGGCGTTGTCATCGGCAAGGAGATCATCTCGGCCAATTATGGTCCCTACGCTGACTGTATGGCGTATGCACGTGGCTTATCAGTCTGCACGGGAAAATGA
- a CDS encoding DUF2628 domain-containing protein, protein MKHFKIYSRSQEKNKAIKQGFSYPALIFTPIWAIVKGMWVAGTIILFLTLARYTFLILFAKHYPFIDQILDLPLLIISLVFGFKGNKWWESILTSRGFVLVDSIEAINQEQAINQYNYKLHEKYALTNQ, encoded by the coding sequence GTGAAGCATTTCAAAATCTATTCTCGCTCACAAGAAAAAAATAAGGCGATCAAGCAAGGCTTTTCTTATCCCGCCTTAATATTTACTCCTATTTGGGCAATAGTTAAGGGTATGTGGGTAGCTGGTACTATTATTTTATTTTTAACACTCGCTCGTTATACTTTCTTAATATTGTTTGCAAAGCATTATCCGTTCATTGATCAAATACTTGATTTACCATTGTTAATTATTTCTCTTGTATTTGGGTTTAAAGGTAATAAGTGGTGGGAATCAATTTTAACATCACGCGGGTTCGTTCTTGTCGACAGCATTGAAGCTATCAATCAAGAACAGGCAATTAACCAATATAATTATAAATTACACGAAAAATATGCGCTAACAAATCAATAA
- a CDS encoding sigma-54-dependent transcriptional regulator — translation MYRYTILIVDDDRLLQNALKNILDEHYTPVIAGSGEEALRILKKTPVDLVLLDIRLPGMDGIETLQRIKAMAKELVVIMMTAFEDVATVITSMKLGAHDYLVKPLEMEMLELVLAKALDTVRLKKEVEELRQGYLRQFNIEQIVGESEEIKQVFAFAEKVAKGHDTTVLIEGESGVGKEVIARMIHHRSNRFAKPFVGINCGAISRELLESELFGYGKGAFTGGLQEGKKGKIEMADNGTLLLDEIGELQPAAQVKLLRFLEEREFYPVGSTQKKKVDVRIIAATNRSLEEQVRAGAFREDLFYRLNVARVTVPPLAQRQADIIPLAVVFMHKFNQKFGKNFRRISLQARNMLVEYPWRGNIRELKNAVERVVLMEEGETIEADHLAFLGITLHAPLPRKATRIRIPPEGINLDQMIRDLIVQALEMSGGNRTRAAKLLGISRPTLIYRIEKHRIEV, via the coding sequence ATGTATCGATACACCATCCTGATTGTCGACGACGACCGGCTGTTGCAAAACGCCCTGAAAAACATCCTCGACGAACACTACACCCCGGTGATCGCCGGCAGCGGCGAGGAGGCCCTGCGCATCCTCAAGAAGACTCCGGTGGACCTGGTGCTGCTCGATATCCGCTTGCCCGGCATGGACGGCATCGAAACCCTGCAGCGCATCAAGGCCATGGCCAAGGAACTGGTGGTGATCATGATGACCGCCTTTGAGGACGTGGCCACGGTGATCACCTCGATGAAGCTCGGGGCCCACGACTACCTGGTCAAGCCGCTGGAAATGGAGATGCTCGAACTGGTGCTGGCCAAGGCCCTGGACACGGTCCGCCTGAAAAAGGAGGTCGAGGAACTGCGTCAGGGGTATCTGCGCCAATTCAACATCGAGCAGATCGTCGGCGAAAGCGAGGAAATCAAACAGGTGTTCGCCTTTGCCGAGAAGGTGGCCAAGGGTCACGACACCACCGTGCTGATCGAGGGCGAAAGCGGGGTGGGCAAGGAGGTCATCGCCCGCATGATCCATCACCGCTCCAACCGGTTCGCCAAACCCTTTGTCGGCATCAACTGCGGTGCCATCAGCCGGGAACTGCTGGAAAGCGAGCTGTTCGGCTACGGCAAGGGCGCCTTCACCGGCGGCCTGCAAGAAGGCAAGAAGGGCAAGATCGAAATGGCCGACAACGGCACCCTGCTGCTCGACGAGATCGGCGAACTGCAGCCCGCCGCCCAGGTGAAACTGCTGCGCTTTCTGGAGGAACGGGAATTCTACCCCGTGGGTTCCACCCAGAAAAAGAAGGTGGATGTGCGCATCATCGCCGCCACCAACCGCAGCCTGGAAGAACAGGTCCGGGCCGGCGCCTTTCGCGAGGACCTGTTCTACCGCCTCAACGTGGCCCGGGTGACCGTGCCGCCGCTGGCCCAGCGACAGGCGGACATCATCCCCTTGGCCGTGGTATTCATGCACAAATTCAACCAGAAATTCGGCAAGAATTTCCGCCGGATCTCCCTCCAGGCAAGAAACATGCTGGTCGAATACCCGTGGCGGGGCAATATCCGGGAGCTGAAAAACGCGGTGGAACGGGTGGTGCTGATGGAGGAGGGCGAGACCATCGAAGCCGATCACCTTGCCTTTCTCGGTATCACCCTGCATGCGCCGCTGCCGCGCAAGGCAACACGTATCCGCATCCCGCCGGAAGGGATCAACCTGGACCAAATGATTCGCGACCTTATCGTCCAGGCACTGGAAATGAGCGGCGGCAACCGGACCCGCGCCGCCAAGCTGCTCGGCATTTCCCGGCCGACCCTGATCTACCGCATCGAGAAACACCGGATCGAAGTGTAG